TTGGATCTAGGAACTTGTTCTGGAGATTTTGAGACTTGCATACTGATCTCACATGTTGCTGGACCAATATTTTCTGTGGTGTCTGCATTTCCGAATTTGTTGAGATCTTTGTTAACTTTCTATTCTATGATTCTGCAGACTTTCAGTCCGTAATAAGCTATTCTGACATGGTATTAGTTTACATGATTTGCTGGTTAGATTGTTCCAAAATGCAGTCTCCACTGCTGTAATCATTCTTTGGTTCTTTCCGTCTAGCTCATGGTGCTTTTACTTGCATATTGCATATCTGACAATAGATACTCAACTTGTTTCTGAGAATTTCTTGGTCATCTTAAGGAGATTTCCTTCATTCATTCCAGGAAACCTGTAGAGCATTTCCTAAAGGCTGTTGATGAAGTAACACCAAAGGATATCGCGTCTATTGCCCAAAAGCTCCTAAAATCTCCATTAACAATGGCATCATATGGGGACGGTAATTTCTGCGATTGTGATTTTCTTTCCTGGATTGTCAGCTTATGCACCTCAATCTATCCTAACATTGGAATCCCCTTGCTTTTGCAGTTATTTATCTTCCGACTTATGATTCGATCAGCAGGAAGTTCCACGTGAAATGATGATTGACTATACTGGCTTGTGACGTGATAGTCTTTACAGTTTATCCTTCTTTAACAGTGCATATCTTCGAGCGCTCTTTGCCACATTTCTGGTGAAAAATAAGGACTCTGATTCTTTGTTGAACGATAATCAGTGAAACAGGGAAGCAGCAGCTCATGCGGGAGATTTTTGTTGGGGCCTAGTTTGCCTGTCGACTCTTTTGGTTTttacttattaattttttatggcCATCTGATGTAAGCTACCTCATCTGGATATTTTCGCGATATTTTGTGCAATGTTTTAgatctaataatatttttcttaaaacaaTATCTTGGCTGAACTCCTGACTCGGACAGATTACATATGGCTTGGCCGTCGGCTTTGGCTCGTTGCCATTTTTAACATTTACTAATATTTGAAGCAAGTGCTTGATACTCATGATTATTGATTCATGCTTGGAAAAGGGTATGTACTTTGGGACATGATAACTTGACGTCATCCTCACCTTCTTGTTGAAAGGCTCAAAGCCAATCCCTAGGAGTGGATTTCTCCCATATAAAGTGTTAATACAACTATTCTAATGGTTAACTATCTTTGTAACTCTAGAGCTGTTTTAGTtagtttaaattattttaagctACATTAAAGGCTgattattttggacaatttatgCCACATAGCTAAATGTCAAAGGAATTTCTTTCTTAGCTCTCACTCTCGTTCCCAAGGATCATACAATTGAGGGGAGAGAACACCTATGTTTATAAAGACTAGAGATGCATCTCCCTATCTATTAATATGAGTGCACAGCTTTTGTCCAATCATATTACAAGAAATTCTCTGTAGTACAATACATTGACATATTGTCTGCCCCTAGGAATCTTCTATCTAAGAATCTTCTATATAACCCGAGAGAGACATCCGTTCTTCTTGCATGGTTCACGGTCCCTCGAGCTTGAAAACCTCTGAACCGTGACACGAGCATTTCCATATTAAATTTTGTGCTGTCCATGCTATTGATAGGCCAATTATACGAAACACAACATGCCGTTAGACATATCGTTCATTTCTATTACTTAGGTGTGTTTCACTAAAGAAGCAAACATATATTTCTCAACATTATGGACTTGCATATATCTAGATGCATCTTTTTGTATAAGTGCAACATTTACGAATGGATGCATTTCGTTTCGTCGTTTCTAATGACttctaatttgtgcaattaactCTCATAATCATGTCCTTTGTTCATCAACCCATAAAACCAGTCTGTTCATGCGGCTGCTGACATGtgtaaattataattttataatatcGAATATATTAGCTTATCTCGACGACGCATGaagagagggggaggagagagactGGCTGCCACGGACTGCACAGCCACCTCCAACAACAGCACCGGCAGCAGCCAAACTCGCCAGCTGAGTGTCGAGATGACTTACGAAGTGTCAGGACTCGCCTCTCCCCAAGGCCTCTCGAAAATCCTATGTCATAACATACCATTGGTATCACAGCCACAGTCAACTAGGAAGTTAATAAAAACCCGAAgatcaaagcaatcaaaaagCTGCCCGCCACGAGTATTTGGTAATCCAGGGACACCCGTAACCGCAGATATCACCGTCAAGTGGGTAAATCCATTTGCCAACAAGAAAAAGCGTCAGAATTCACtgaaaagactcaattacaACAAAATGAAGCAGGATACACCACACAACAATAGCTCTTTTGTTCGTATCTTCATACTCACTTgaccttttttctctctctctctctctctcttagacaCAAGATACCGGGGACAATTCCTACTCAATACAACTTATTCCCAGAAGATTTCATGTACAAACGTCAAAAAGACTCGCCATGACATGCAAATGCCTTAGCATGCACGTGCCTCCGGTACTGGCAACCGCCTTGGCAGACTCCCAATACCACCAGATACTTTTAGCGAAGCGAAAAGACAAGACAACTTTGCAATCATGGGTCTTGACCTTGTCACCTTGGGGATGATGGCCAGCTCCTTACCATAATTATCTTCCGAGGTGCACTGGTACCCTTCGAGATCAGCCTTTGTTATAAAGACTGTGTCCCCCGATCCTGAAGGAGAACATACCGCCATCGTTCTTTGGCCCTTGCTATATTCTTGAACTGCCTGctcagaaaaaaaattgaggagtGGCAAACAATAACTTAGAACCGTTAAGACAAGGACACAATTGCCTAAAACGCACTGGATAAGAACGTATACAGCTAAAACTAAAGCCAAAAATATTCTAATAGCATCTACCCGCACATCTACAGCTAGAACAACCAAACTTCTCTCGTAGCTTCTATAATCTACCATTCATCGAGTCATTAACATAGTACTAGACTCTGGTATCTATTTGTCCATGTCACTAGATTAGACTCACGTGTCTCAGCTCGACTAGTATGATAATACAGGAATAGAGATCATGGGCTAGCTTAATATGAACAAATCCTTAGCAAATAAGTGTTTAGTTACTTTTGTGGCACCAAAGGTCAAAATCCTATCTCTCCCTCATGCACATTGACACAAGGAAACAGAATTTTCAAGAtcaataaaaatcctaaaattttagtTTTGCAGTTTGAGTCAAATTTGTTTATGAAAACTTGATGATCATTCCAGCTCAAGAGTCGAGGTCTTCAAAAATTCAACTTCAATATTCGATTGTGTTGACTCAATTTGACTTGATCACATGCATATTATCCCTTTCCAACCAAGGAAAGAAATAACTATAAACACGATCCAAAAACGAAAACCAGCAAGCTTGTCCTTACCTTCCACTGCGCAGGGGCAAGGAGTACACGAGGCCTTCTAGACCTAACATATTCGAGAGCAGCACCAGGAGTCATCTGTTTATACTTTACCTGCAAACAAAGAGGAGCTCAATCTTCTATCTGATAAAAAAGAGGAACAAACTTCCATGCCAGAAATAACAAGTTATGCATCTATTCCTCTGTAAGAGATGAAACTTACCAAATAGCAGAGCACTATTGTCGTGCTCCTCCCACGACCAGCTTTACAATGGACATATGTTGTTTGGCCACATGATGACTTTCCTAAACGAAGATAGCAGAACAATATCAGATGATTGAAGAAATCCTCATGGCAGAGACGACAACATAGAGCCAGAGTCAAAAGGAACatgcagaaaaacaaaaagccaGCTTCAAAGATGTCATACTGTAAATGAAGTCCACTGCATGGTCAATGTCAATGAAAGATGGAGCAAAGAGATAATCCCTGGTAGGCATTACAAGGTGGTCAATCCCATGGGCCTGAAGCAAACAAGTGAGTTAAGTAGTGAGTAAGATATCATAAGCAAACCAAACATAGATCAGCTCGCAAAAGAAAGATATCTCAAGAATCTGTTGATAGGTAATCATGGATGGAAACTGTATCACAAACAATAGCATGAAATGAACCCTCTTTATAGTCTACCCTGTCGAGAGCAAGGGTCCCGAGGAAATGAATTGGTAGAGAAAACTCAGCACATGGCAAAAAATAAGCACATGACATGATCTCAAGGATATACGCACATGGTACAAAGATGACGGCACCAAAGTTTCATAAGGTTCATTTAAGGTGATGACACCACCAACACCAAGCTGCTTAAGTCTTGGAACGTCCTTGGGAAATGGCACTGCACCCAGCAAAAGAAACTGCAGAACATCAAAAGAAAACAACTCTGTGAGAATACCATAAAATCAATCTTAGTATCTATCTTTGGAAAGGTCAGGACAAACAATTTATTTCATAAACGATGAAAGGCACTTAGCTACTATCTTTTCAGTAGCAACAGTAGTATGTTTCTGGTCCATCAGCTGCAAATTTAATCTCAGCAAACACCACCATAGATGAGCTTAACCTTCCctcgattttcaaaattgtaaACCTGAAGAGAAAATCCTTCCGCGCCCAAGATTGTGTCAACGCTCCAGCTTCCCGGTGTGCCCATTCATTTACTTCACATGCACTTCTCAGCCATCCAAACTAACAAATAACACACAAAAACACACAGAACACACCAATACGAAAGACGCAGTTCTCGACTATCTGATCAACACCTCCCAGCACTCCCTCAAAGACCAATCAGCCGCACCAACCAACCAAACCTCATAACATGTCTCGGTAAATAGTCAACAGGATGCACATAAGGAGACCGCAGCAATTTCTTaaatttccaccaaaaaaaaaaaaagaaacagaatgaAACCTGATCGATTTCATCCCACCATCTGAACTCAGCTTGGATCTTGTTTCGAAACACATTATACAAGAGCGTGGGGTAAAACAAGATCCTCGCCCCCGCACCCACCAAAACCATCTTCGTATCGTAGCTCACGACCATCTTCCCGTGAACCCCAtcgtccctctccctctccctctccacaTCCTCCAATTCCTCGATCTTCATCCCCCTTAACCCTAACTCCGGACCCAGAATCTCGACGACCCGGGAAAACCGAAGTCGAGAACGAAGCGCCACCAATTCAGACAACCTCACACCGGTGCACGTGGGGGTCTCAGGAAGCCGAGGAAAGGCAAATGAATCGGAGATGGGTATGCAAGGAATCGCGATTGGGGGGGCCCTGATTCGGGAAGGCTTTTGAGCTGGAGAGAGTTCACACTCAGATTCGTTGATGCACAGAATAAGGAAAGGGAATCGGACAGTGCACGATTGGATTCGTTTCCTTCTCCAGATTCGTATTCAAGAACTCCATCAATTCCATGGAgatttctctctatctctctctctctctcctcgttctGGAAAGTGACGAAATGAAATTTGGAAGTCAAAACGCATGGGGACTGAGGTGGTCCGAATTTGGGCTCCGTGTTGGGATCAAATTACTGAACTGCCATTTtctctttcccctttctttGGCTATCGTTGTTTCTGGAGCTCCgccactcaaaaaaaaaattcaaaagcctGATCAGGCCAGGTCTCTCGGGGTAAATTTCCTAAAACGCCCCTCTACTTCAGGTGTATTCTCAATTTTgccctcgaatttttttttttgtctgaaagaaatttcaaacCCATTCCCCAAATCTGATCATGCTTTCCGATAGATCGCGCCCATTTCTTTAAGATTATCGATATCAAAAGGTTATTGTTACTTCGTACGAAGTCGAGGGTGTTGAAGAAGCCGCGAATTTTGATTGCGAATTTCTAATTGGCCATGATGTTAATCATCTAAGGAAACAGATGGCAAATACTGAAGGCATGAGTAGATTTGAAACTAGAGTGAAAgttgaaactttttttaaaaaaaagtattcgGAACAAGAGTTGCGATCGAACCTAAAATTAAGAATACTTTTTAAAGAATATATATGTCCATtagaagtcataaaacttgtcatgaaagtacaattaagtcctaaaacttgcaaaaaatgcaatcaaattataaaatttgacaaattagTACAATCGAGTTATTCCGTTAACTCAATCCAATTTAGTTAACGGAATATTTTCTCTCCTACACGACGATGATATGGCTAAAACGATGTTGTGTTggtccaaatctgattttttatatattttattcaaaataattttaaaaataagataaaattaaataaataattaataagaTAAGCAGAAGCAAAATTGTTAGCAAGGGCTGGAGCCCTCgccaccgccgctgccgcccACCATTGCCAGAAAGGGCATGCGTTGGTGGGGAAATGGTCAACAAGCCTGATTGCAGGAGAGGGTTGGCTGGCCCTCATCCAAATCGGGTGAGGGTCATTAGCCCCTAGCTGGGGTTCAGCAACTCCTGCCGACCATTTCCCCACCATCATCGACCATTTTCGGAAGTGGTGGGATGGTAGCGATGAGGgctttctactttttttttaaaccttaaattttaaatatttttataaaaaattatattaaaaatcaaatttagactAAAACAATATTGTTTTAACCACGACATCACCatatatgagagagaaaatattaaaaaaagccatgtcagcatttttcattagccaaattggaGAGAGTTAACCGAAGGATTGGATTGCATCTTCCGCAAGTTTTATACCTCAATCTcattttcgtgacaaattttagaacttcgAGTGAACATATCCTTTTAAAGAATTATGCCCTCTCTCAAgctttttctcatttccttttttcctgttttttcaGCCCATTTTTGGCCCAAAGCTCTCTTTGTTGTGGACAATTTTGGGTTGTTTGGGGGGTTTTGGGGCGGGGGGTTGGTGGGGCGTGGTTAGGCAATTTGATGACCTAACAATTACCTAATCCTGAATTTCTTTATCACTGCAAATATCTTATTAAGTACGTGTTTAAGTGACCCGTGCCTTTTGAGACGTTACACTTTTGCCTTGTGGCGTAGAATTCCTTTCTATATAACCGTTATAATATAGTTACAAACATGGTAGGAATATCATCAATAACCGTGATATTATTCGATATTTCCTCATATTCTAGGATCATTAGTTCCCTTATTAGATTAAATCATCTCGTATCTTTTACACATTGTTCAAGTCTATATATCCCTTAATTGCGATACATTATAACGTCGAGTGATATGGtaatctttttcttatttttcagttCTAATGTGTCAAATTGTTGAAACGATTCACATGAAAAATCACCATAGTAAGTATTTGTTCATAATCTTATCATTTCTACAATATCGTGCTATAGGCCCATAGCTAAGACATTTTTTAATGAACAAGGCAAATTAGGATAAGGTGTTCATATGGAAGTGGGGATTGTGAAAATTTGTGCATAAAAAGTTTTTGGGAATTACTagacaataataataatttgttCCTCGTTTATCTCTTCGAAATTAATAAATCAGATGTGATGAACGCATTTATATTTTACCAAGTGAACAGCACGACTTTCgaccccaacaaaaaaaaaaaaaaaaacaatacaacTTCATTGTGTCACTTGTCACACGTACTTTTTATTGGACTATTTCATTGTTATTTGTCTCTTTACATGAAGCAGTAGCCTCAGTAACATTTGCCGGTAATTAATATTTTAAGGATgtgtttattttacgaaaaatccATGGATCGAGAAACATTCTCTAAAAACGATTATCTattttgcttacaaaaatgaaaagagaaaatggaaaaaaaagaattttttcctCATCCACAAAAACGTTTATGCATAAATTATTGGGTCcaatacagaaaaaaaaaaacctcaaattttagcatttgtgacaattttatccaaaaaaatttcttataaaaaacctccaacttttacatttgtctcaaattctaccccaaacttttccttttgttcaaaTTCTACCGGTCTAGTACCAAAAAAGcattcaactttagcatatgtccaaattatatccaaaactctatttttttttgtctcataaaaaatctcaaactgttacttttgtcccaattctaccattgTTAGCTTTCTGTTCATAATCACCATTAATTAatcttatgtggcatttttacgttgttaatgaattacaccttaGTAAAACTTCTCTTATGTAGTTTGCTTCCCCTACATATTGTCGAGAGATATAGAGTCACTCAAAACGGCACGTTTTGTATTCTTTTCGGCACTCAGCAGCCCAAAAATcggctagacatggagatatttggactaaCAATCTAAAACCTTGACGTCCCTGAAATCTAccgtttctaaatttcgaagattcattggtaaatTTGACGAGAAAACTTGATCCATATtgaattaactaatggtgattatggacgaaagactaacggtggtagaattatgataaaagtaaaagttgaagatttttataagacaaaaaaaatgttttgaatataattggaacatatgctaaagttgagtttttttgggtattagatcGGTAGAatttgagacaaaagtaaaagttagggagttttttatgagataaaaaaaagttttaaatataattgtcagaaatgctaaagttggagtttttttttttacattaagCCTAAATTATTGTAGACATTGGAAATGTTTTCCGTTGACTGGCTTTTCTAAGCGATATGAccaatcaattttaagaaaatagtttCGAAATCATCGGCTTTTTAGGACCGGCACGAGAAATTTCCCCGTGTTTAAGTTGAAAGAGAGCttatcgaaaaaataaaaataaacgagCTTTTAATGAGATGTCATTACTTGGATTCTCGATCTCATTAACTGCCCTCTTTGACTCCAATATTCATGGAAAATTTAATGTGCTTTGATCGGTTTAGGGATCTCAATTATCAATGTATGCGCACGTGATTAATCCCGAGAATCAcgtttgaaaattaattgcacCTTTATATCCACGTCTTGGTTTGACTAGTCAAGTTCatgttttcgaccaaaaaaaaaatggttcacggtactttttttttttttttacttttgtaatTATGAGATT
This genomic interval from Rhodamnia argentea isolate NSW1041297 chromosome 4, ASM2092103v1, whole genome shotgun sequence contains the following:
- the LOC115749131 gene encoding phosphatidylglycerophosphate phosphatase PTPMT2-like, whose translation is MKIEELEDVERERERDDGVHGKMVVSYDTKMVLVGAGARILFYPTLLYNVFRNKIQAEFRWWDEIDQFLLLGAVPFPKDVPRLKQLGVGGVITLNEPYETLVPSSLYHAHGIDHLVMPTRDYLFAPSFIDIDHAVDFIYRKSSCGQTTYVHCKAGRGRSTTIVLCYLVKYKQMTPGAALEYVRSRRPRVLLAPAQWKAVQEYSKGQRTMAVCSPSGSGDTVFITKADLEGYQCTSEDNYGKELAIIPKVTRSRPMIAKLSCLFASLKVSGGIGSLPRRLPVPEARAC